From Astyanax mexicanus isolate ESR-SI-001 chromosome 11, AstMex3_surface, whole genome shotgun sequence, the proteins below share one genomic window:
- the rbm44 gene encoding RNA-binding protein 44 isoform X2 encodes MWYPPPPLLVPCYLEPSSCSASDLPTTLMWQFVPFDQYMCFAMNEMSGSRNLPISVEDGRLFLLRRSVFDLVKVSRCLELTDPKLLGWYLSQPAEDRKLIQEGGFLNFLQRHPALEVTRHYIHLKYQVLGKQITPPATMSSKPNKFCGGASECLNCGASYASGAKYGRCWNITASNLQGNVCALEEETPLGLLPNSVKEELNLITATRYEASGRRLNQVATENPGYHGFGGACLAQACAHQQEVHTSKAKYLSQLWDEETCNDETGIRVYKDPSAQASYFLDMELEKQCHPNETNLGNVHNLNQETLPEYYSLNSTGLEQCSNVTESQEPSCSDSLQATKGSTGMSTDGPVESSLASGAENCAFPDSASCHSSEWTDYTEDNQDVSNEEDSGCEPKSDEYHSLVDDVSSPVALSSQLPSSRNSVNPGWSESRRVSTSEESFLSLGTNKLNVRVELQRKIEAAPVPLSVNKAVDVSSDFRACFTTNRSTEISHNCFEKLCRDAATGTDLVPLNNEQETKTIQMSTSEKGTITEVHMSDLDVVCEEFEYLKRIEMEHNNLKEKMARSGPRNPGASEYKGQQRVCGCDCLHRAKRAELRLLALQFAMCQQHCWRCFYTSSLGESALQGAKALPKELFQTLKTLEDDYLEMKRKILEGIHLDNLEPLSVDVCSIITVTNYSPALVFKDNLGDVPTEEAPRSESYPEDLDQCNQANQDNATASSESQGAISKRCRAVCVLDQQTAVSRDARPGGFKESSCTEDWFDAQEELGSASQGCKEEKQAGLSDRENPVKISQKDDRNGSTDQGSLLCVTDFPSNVTQNELLRWFERYNAKQVSLATFSNNRAAIVGVSSPCDAEAAVREMNGRSIQGHTVRVEHIHRSPAGCQGPIKAPRAECVPAACKAATVEEGQSTQGSKRNTHFCKPLRSSLDKLINVCDEPTASGTYVPQHYATMGSFETLMARLTEQHPGVSRERIVAALLELRAKHRGNLSGLPLRAISDMTSDLLAQPSTTV; translated from the exons ATGTggtatcctcctcctcctctcctggtTCCGTGTTACTTAGAGCCGAGCTCGTGCAGTGCTTCAGACCTGCCCACTACACTGATGTGGCAGTTTGTACCGTTTGACCAATACATGTGCTTTGCTATGAACGAAATGAGCG GCTCCAGGAATCTTCCTATTTCTGTGGAGGATGGAAGGTTATTCCTATTAAGAAG GTCTGTGTTCGACCTTGTAAAAGTCAGTCGTTGTCTGGAGCTGACTGATCCGAAGTTGCTTGGGTGGTATCTCTCCCAACCAGCAGAAGACAGGAAACTGATTCAAG AAGGAGGATTTTTGAATTTTCTTCAAAGACACCCTGCTCTTGAAGTGACTAGGCATTATATTCACCTGAAAT ATCAGGTCCTAGGAAAACAAATCACTCCTCCAGCAACTATGTCATCGAAACCTAACAA ATTCTGTGGTGGTGCGTCAGAGTGTCTGAATTGTGGTGCAAGTTATGCATCTGGGGCTAAATATGGCAGATGCTGGAACATTACTGCCTCAAACCTGCAGGGGAATGTTTGTGCGTTAG AAGAAGAAACGCCACTAGGCCTGCTACCAAACAGTGTGAAAGAGGAGCTGAATCTCATAACAGCTACAAGATATGAAGCATCAGGGAGGAGACTTAACCAGGTTGCTACTGAAAATCCTGGCTACCATGGTTTTGGTGGAGCTTGTTTAGCACAGGCCTGTGCACACCAGCAGGAAGTACACACCTCTAAGGCTAAGTATCTGTCTCAGTTGTGGGACGAAGAAACGTGTAATGATGAAACGGGTATCAGAGTCTATAAAGATCCCTCAGCACAAGCAAGTTACTTTCTGGACATGGAGCTTGAGAAGCAATGCCACCCCAACGAAACTAACCTAGGCAATGTACATAATCTAAACCAGGAGACCCTGCCTGAGTACTACAGCTTAAACAGCACTGGCCTGGAGCAATGCAGCAATGTCACTGAATCGCAGGAGCCAAGCTGCAGTGACTCCCTTCAGGCCACAAAGGGCAGCACAGGAATGTCCACTGATGGGCCTGTAGAAAGCTCTCTTGCTTCTGGTGCTGAGAATTGTGCCTTTCCTGATTCTGCATCTTGCCACTCTTCTGAGTGGACTGACTACACAGAAGATAACCAGGATGTCAGCAACGAGGAAGACTCGGGATGTGAGCCAAAGTCAGATGAGTATCATAGTCTCGTTGATGATGTTTCAAGTCCGGTAGCACTATCTAGTCAGCTCCCAAGCAGTAGAAATTCTGTTAATCCAGGCTGGTCAGAATCCAGAAGAGTATCTACATCTGAGGAGTCGTTTCTGTCTCTAGGAACAAATAAGCTTAATGTCCGTGTGGAGCTGCAAAGGAAAATTGAAGCTGCTCCTGTTCCTCTAAGTGTAAACAAGGCAGTGGATGTCTCCAGTGATTTTAGAGCTTGTTTTACAACTAATCGCTCAACAGAAATCAGCCATAACTGTTTTGAGAAGCTTTGCAGAGACGCCGCTACTGGCACAGACTTAGTCCCTCTTAACAATGAGCAGGAGACCAAGACGATTCAAATGTCCACTTCTGAGAAAGGCACAATAACTGAAGTCCACATGTCTGACCTGGATGTCGTTTGTGAG GAATTCGAATACCTAAAGAGGATTGAAATGGAGCACAATAATTTGAAAGAGAAGATGGCAAG GTCCGGTCCACGCAATCCTGGAGCATCTGAGTACAAGGGTCAGCAGAGAGTCTGTGGTTGTGACTGTCTTCATCGTGCAAAACGAGCCGAGTTGCGCCTACTGGCTTTACAGTTTGCCATGtgccagcagcactgctggaggTGCTTTTACACCTCTTCACTGGGCGAGTCTGCACTTCAGGG GGCTAAAGCACTGCCTAAGGAGCTGTTTCAGACTCTAAAGACCCTGGAAGATGATTACCTAGAGATGAAGAGGAAGATTCTGGAAGGGATTCATCTTGATAACCTTGAGCCCTTGTCTGTGGACGTTTGCAGCATAATCACAGTGACAAACTACAGTCCTGCTTTG gtatTTAAGGACAATTTAGGAGATGTTCCAACTGAAGAAGCGCCAAG GTCTGAAAGTTATCCTGAAGATCTAGACCAGTGTAACCAAGCCAACCAG GATAATGCTACTGCATCATCTGAATCGCAAGGTGCCATCAGTAAGCGATGCAGAGCGGTGTGTGTCCTCGACCAGCAAACGGCTGTCTCCAGAGATGCTAGGCCtg GTGGGTTTAAAGAATCCAGCTGCACAGAGGATTGGTTTGATGCCCAGGAAGAGCTTGGATCCGCTAGTCAAGGATGTAAAGAGGAGAAACAGGCAGGACTGTCTGACCGAGAGAACCCAGTGAAGATTTCCCAGAAAG ATGATAGAAATGGAAGTACAGACCAGGGTTCCTTGCTGTGTGTCACAGACTTTCCAAGTAATGTTACTCAG AATGAATTGCTGCGTTGGTTTGAGAGGTATAATGCCAAACAAGTGAGCCTCGCCACTTTCAGCAACAACAG GGCTGCCATCGTGGGTGTGAGCAGCCCCTGTGACGCAGAGGCCGCAGTAAGGGAGATGAATGGGCGATCCATTCAAGGCCACACTGTCCGTGTGGAACACATCCACAGGTCTCCAGCAGGCTGCCAGGGCCCCATCAAAGCACCCCGTGCTGAATGTGTCCCAGCTGCCTGTAAAGCAGCGACTGTAGAAGAAGGGCAGAGCACACAGGGCTCAAAGagaaatacacatttttgcaAA CCTCTCCGCAGCAGTTTGGACAAGCTTATCAACGTATGCGATGAGCCCACTGCGTCTGGTACGTATGTTCCACAGCACTATGCCACCATGGGCAGCTTTGAGACGCTCATGGCCCGCTTAACAGAGCAGCACCCAGGTGTAAGTCGAGAGAGGATTGTTGCTGCGCTGCTGGAGCTGCGAGCAAAGCACCGGGGCAACCTCAGTGGCCTTCCGCTGAGAGCTATATCGGACATGACCTCTGACCTTCTGGCTCAACCATCCACAACAGTGTGA
- the rbm44 gene encoding RNA-binding protein 44 isoform X1 — MWYPPPPLLVPCYLEPSSCSASDLPTTLMWQFVPFDQYMCFAMNEMSGSRNLPISVEDGRLFLLRRSVFDLVKVSRCLELTDPKLLGWYLSQPAEDRKLIQEEGGFLNFLQRHPALEVTRHYIHLKYQVLGKQITPPATMSSKPNKFCGGASECLNCGASYASGAKYGRCWNITASNLQGNVCALEEETPLGLLPNSVKEELNLITATRYEASGRRLNQVATENPGYHGFGGACLAQACAHQQEVHTSKAKYLSQLWDEETCNDETGIRVYKDPSAQASYFLDMELEKQCHPNETNLGNVHNLNQETLPEYYSLNSTGLEQCSNVTESQEPSCSDSLQATKGSTGMSTDGPVESSLASGAENCAFPDSASCHSSEWTDYTEDNQDVSNEEDSGCEPKSDEYHSLVDDVSSPVALSSQLPSSRNSVNPGWSESRRVSTSEESFLSLGTNKLNVRVELQRKIEAAPVPLSVNKAVDVSSDFRACFTTNRSTEISHNCFEKLCRDAATGTDLVPLNNEQETKTIQMSTSEKGTITEVHMSDLDVVCEEFEYLKRIEMEHNNLKEKMARSGPRNPGASEYKGQQRVCGCDCLHRAKRAELRLLALQFAMCQQHCWRCFYTSSLGESALQGAKALPKELFQTLKTLEDDYLEMKRKILEGIHLDNLEPLSVDVCSIITVTNYSPALVFKDNLGDVPTEEAPRSESYPEDLDQCNQANQDNATASSESQGAISKRCRAVCVLDQQTAVSRDARPGGFKESSCTEDWFDAQEELGSASQGCKEEKQAGLSDRENPVKISQKDDRNGSTDQGSLLCVTDFPSNVTQNELLRWFERYNAKQVSLATFSNNRAAIVGVSSPCDAEAAVREMNGRSIQGHTVRVEHIHRSPAGCQGPIKAPRAECVPAACKAATVEEGQSTQGSKRNTHFCKPLRSSLDKLINVCDEPTASGTYVPQHYATMGSFETLMARLTEQHPGVSRERIVAALLELRAKHRGNLSGLPLRAISDMTSDLLAQPSTTV, encoded by the exons ATGTggtatcctcctcctcctctcctggtTCCGTGTTACTTAGAGCCGAGCTCGTGCAGTGCTTCAGACCTGCCCACTACACTGATGTGGCAGTTTGTACCGTTTGACCAATACATGTGCTTTGCTATGAACGAAATGAGCG GCTCCAGGAATCTTCCTATTTCTGTGGAGGATGGAAGGTTATTCCTATTAAGAAG GTCTGTGTTCGACCTTGTAAAAGTCAGTCGTTGTCTGGAGCTGACTGATCCGAAGTTGCTTGGGTGGTATCTCTCCCAACCAGCAGAAGACAGGAAACTGATTCAAG AAGAAGGAGGATTTTTGAATTTTCTTCAAAGACACCCTGCTCTTGAAGTGACTAGGCATTATATTCACCTGAAAT ATCAGGTCCTAGGAAAACAAATCACTCCTCCAGCAACTATGTCATCGAAACCTAACAA ATTCTGTGGTGGTGCGTCAGAGTGTCTGAATTGTGGTGCAAGTTATGCATCTGGGGCTAAATATGGCAGATGCTGGAACATTACTGCCTCAAACCTGCAGGGGAATGTTTGTGCGTTAG AAGAAGAAACGCCACTAGGCCTGCTACCAAACAGTGTGAAAGAGGAGCTGAATCTCATAACAGCTACAAGATATGAAGCATCAGGGAGGAGACTTAACCAGGTTGCTACTGAAAATCCTGGCTACCATGGTTTTGGTGGAGCTTGTTTAGCACAGGCCTGTGCACACCAGCAGGAAGTACACACCTCTAAGGCTAAGTATCTGTCTCAGTTGTGGGACGAAGAAACGTGTAATGATGAAACGGGTATCAGAGTCTATAAAGATCCCTCAGCACAAGCAAGTTACTTTCTGGACATGGAGCTTGAGAAGCAATGCCACCCCAACGAAACTAACCTAGGCAATGTACATAATCTAAACCAGGAGACCCTGCCTGAGTACTACAGCTTAAACAGCACTGGCCTGGAGCAATGCAGCAATGTCACTGAATCGCAGGAGCCAAGCTGCAGTGACTCCCTTCAGGCCACAAAGGGCAGCACAGGAATGTCCACTGATGGGCCTGTAGAAAGCTCTCTTGCTTCTGGTGCTGAGAATTGTGCCTTTCCTGATTCTGCATCTTGCCACTCTTCTGAGTGGACTGACTACACAGAAGATAACCAGGATGTCAGCAACGAGGAAGACTCGGGATGTGAGCCAAAGTCAGATGAGTATCATAGTCTCGTTGATGATGTTTCAAGTCCGGTAGCACTATCTAGTCAGCTCCCAAGCAGTAGAAATTCTGTTAATCCAGGCTGGTCAGAATCCAGAAGAGTATCTACATCTGAGGAGTCGTTTCTGTCTCTAGGAACAAATAAGCTTAATGTCCGTGTGGAGCTGCAAAGGAAAATTGAAGCTGCTCCTGTTCCTCTAAGTGTAAACAAGGCAGTGGATGTCTCCAGTGATTTTAGAGCTTGTTTTACAACTAATCGCTCAACAGAAATCAGCCATAACTGTTTTGAGAAGCTTTGCAGAGACGCCGCTACTGGCACAGACTTAGTCCCTCTTAACAATGAGCAGGAGACCAAGACGATTCAAATGTCCACTTCTGAGAAAGGCACAATAACTGAAGTCCACATGTCTGACCTGGATGTCGTTTGTGAG GAATTCGAATACCTAAAGAGGATTGAAATGGAGCACAATAATTTGAAAGAGAAGATGGCAAG GTCCGGTCCACGCAATCCTGGAGCATCTGAGTACAAGGGTCAGCAGAGAGTCTGTGGTTGTGACTGTCTTCATCGTGCAAAACGAGCCGAGTTGCGCCTACTGGCTTTACAGTTTGCCATGtgccagcagcactgctggaggTGCTTTTACACCTCTTCACTGGGCGAGTCTGCACTTCAGGG GGCTAAAGCACTGCCTAAGGAGCTGTTTCAGACTCTAAAGACCCTGGAAGATGATTACCTAGAGATGAAGAGGAAGATTCTGGAAGGGATTCATCTTGATAACCTTGAGCCCTTGTCTGTGGACGTTTGCAGCATAATCACAGTGACAAACTACAGTCCTGCTTTG gtatTTAAGGACAATTTAGGAGATGTTCCAACTGAAGAAGCGCCAAG GTCTGAAAGTTATCCTGAAGATCTAGACCAGTGTAACCAAGCCAACCAG GATAATGCTACTGCATCATCTGAATCGCAAGGTGCCATCAGTAAGCGATGCAGAGCGGTGTGTGTCCTCGACCAGCAAACGGCTGTCTCCAGAGATGCTAGGCCtg GTGGGTTTAAAGAATCCAGCTGCACAGAGGATTGGTTTGATGCCCAGGAAGAGCTTGGATCCGCTAGTCAAGGATGTAAAGAGGAGAAACAGGCAGGACTGTCTGACCGAGAGAACCCAGTGAAGATTTCCCAGAAAG ATGATAGAAATGGAAGTACAGACCAGGGTTCCTTGCTGTGTGTCACAGACTTTCCAAGTAATGTTACTCAG AATGAATTGCTGCGTTGGTTTGAGAGGTATAATGCCAAACAAGTGAGCCTCGCCACTTTCAGCAACAACAG GGCTGCCATCGTGGGTGTGAGCAGCCCCTGTGACGCAGAGGCCGCAGTAAGGGAGATGAATGGGCGATCCATTCAAGGCCACACTGTCCGTGTGGAACACATCCACAGGTCTCCAGCAGGCTGCCAGGGCCCCATCAAAGCACCCCGTGCTGAATGTGTCCCAGCTGCCTGTAAAGCAGCGACTGTAGAAGAAGGGCAGAGCACACAGGGCTCAAAGagaaatacacatttttgcaAA CCTCTCCGCAGCAGTTTGGACAAGCTTATCAACGTATGCGATGAGCCCACTGCGTCTGGTACGTATGTTCCACAGCACTATGCCACCATGGGCAGCTTTGAGACGCTCATGGCCCGCTTAACAGAGCAGCACCCAGGTGTAAGTCGAGAGAGGATTGTTGCTGCGCTGCTGGAGCTGCGAGCAAAGCACCGGGGCAACCTCAGTGGCCTTCCGCTGAGAGCTATATCGGACATGACCTCTGACCTTCTGGCTCAACCATCCACAACAGTGTGA